The bacterium genomic interval ACGAAACGGTTTGCCTGGAAATGCTAATATCTTCTGTCCCCAAAATCAACTTACTTAAAACTTCAGTTTTTAGTGCAACAGGGAGTATCTCTATTGTGTCTTTTTTTATCAATTCTATAAGTTTATCTCTATAATCGCTTAGTTTAAAGAAATAATTTTCCTCTTTTAGTAATTCCGGCTGCGTTAAATGCAAAGGACATTTACCTTCTACTATGTCATTTTTTTGTAGAAATTTTTCGCATCCCCGACAATAAAGCCCTTCATATTTGCCTTTATATATTAGACCGTTTTCATAAAGTTTACTCAAGAATTTTTTTACCGCGTCTTCATGCTTTTTATCGGTAGTGCGGATAAAATAATCATAAGATATGTTTAGCTTATCCCATACATATCTAAACTTTGCGGAAATTTCGTCGCAGAACTCTTTTGGGGTTTTTCCAACAGCTTCAGATGCCTTGGCTATTTTCTCTCCATGCTCATCTGTTCCCGTTAGGAAAAACACCTCTTTACCTTCTTGACGGGCAGAACGCGCTAAAACATCAGCCGCAATTGTAGTGTAAGTATGCCCTACATGCGGAATACTATTTACATAATAAATAGGTGTAGTAACGTAAAACTTGCCCTGGGGATTATTATTTGCTTTCATAGGTTAGGCAAACTATAAATTGGTCTGCTATTTCAGATGTTAAACTTGCTCTTTCTCCAGACGGTATAAGTCTCACCGAGGTGGAAATATTCTTAATTTCGACTTTTTCTTTTTCAACCCATTTATTTATATTTGCTTCAAGTTCTTCAATGCCTTCCCCTGTAGCTGAATTCATAAAAATTTTAACTTTTTGCATAACAATCCCCCTTTCATAAAATAGACCGAAGACCGTAGACCAAAGACTAAAAACTTTTAAAATCTTATGTCTTTGGTCTTTTGTCTGATTTTCTTATTTCTCTCCCCAAAGCTTGTTCTGCTTTTTTGATTTTGCTTTAACAATTCCCAAGCATTCATAACATAACGGCGTGGCTTCTCTTCCCTGCGCGGTTCTTTTTATAAGACCCTGCTGAATAAGAT includes:
- a CDS encoding class I tRNA ligase family protein, which translates into the protein MKANNNPQGKFYVTTPIYYVNSIPHVGHTYTTIAADVLARSARQEGKEVFFLTGTDEHGEKIAKASEAVGKTPKEFCDEISAKFRYVWDKLNISYDYFIRTTDKKHEDAVKKFLSKLYENGLIYKGKYEGLYCRGCEKFLQKNDIVEGKCPLHLTQPELLKEENYFFKLSDYRDKLIELIKKDTIEILPVALKTEVLSKLILGTEDISISRQTVS